Proteins from a genomic interval of Brucella melitensis bv. 1 str. 16M:
- a CDS encoding sulfite exporter TauE/SafE family protein, protein MGIYLPIAELSVNMLVLLGMGAAVGFLSGLFGVGGGFLITPLLIFYNIPPAIAVATGANQVIASSVSGALAHFKRRTLDIKLGLFLVAGGILGSLIGIFVFSWLRDLGQLDLIVSILYVFFLGTIGGLMLVESVQALRRAKKGQGGAVRRSGQHTWIHRLPFKMRFRASTIYVSVIPVLGIGFFIGLLSSVMGVGGGFIMVPALIYLLHVPTNVVVGTSLFQITFVTAFTTVMQATTNQSIDIVLAFLLMVGGVIGAQYGARAGRKLRGEQLRLLLALLVLAVGMRLAFGLFVRPDNLFSISIADM, encoded by the coding sequence TTGGGTATTTATCTTCCCATTGCAGAATTATCGGTCAACATGCTGGTTCTGCTCGGCATGGGCGCTGCCGTGGGCTTTCTCTCCGGTCTTTTTGGCGTAGGCGGCGGCTTTCTCATCACGCCACTTCTGATATTTTATAACATACCGCCTGCAATTGCTGTCGCCACAGGCGCAAATCAGGTCATTGCATCATCGGTTTCGGGCGCACTTGCGCATTTCAAACGGCGAACGCTCGATATCAAGCTCGGCCTGTTCCTTGTAGCAGGCGGCATATTGGGTTCGCTGATCGGTATTTTCGTCTTCTCCTGGCTGCGCGATCTGGGCCAGCTCGATCTGATCGTCTCGATCCTCTATGTCTTCTTCCTCGGCACCATCGGCGGCCTGATGCTCGTCGAAAGCGTGCAGGCGCTGCGGCGCGCAAAGAAGGGACAGGGCGGCGCGGTGCGCCGTTCCGGCCAGCATACGTGGATACACCGACTGCCCTTCAAGATGCGCTTTCGCGCATCCACCATTTATGTCAGCGTCATTCCGGTTCTGGGCATTGGCTTCTTCATCGGGCTTCTGTCCTCGGTGATGGGCGTCGGCGGCGGCTTCATCATGGTGCCGGCCCTCATCTATCTCCTGCATGTGCCGACCAATGTGGTTGTCGGAACATCGCTGTTCCAGATCACATTCGTCACCGCCTTCACGACCGTCATGCAGGCCACAACCAACCAGTCGATCGATATTGTTCTGGCCTTCCTGCTGATGGTGGGCGGCGTGATCGGTGCACAATATGGCGCGCGCGCCGGGCGGAAATTGCGCGGCGAGCAATTGCGCCTGCTTCTGGCCCTTCTGGTGCTGGCGGTAGGAATGCGCCTTGCCTTCGGGCTTTTCGTGCGGCCCGACAACCTGTTCTCCATCTCGATTGCGGATATGTAA